The following proteins are encoded in a genomic region of Spirochaetaceae bacterium:
- a CDS encoding TraR/DksA family transcriptional regulator, whose protein sequence is MELFYEQIKKILLTQREETLNALRAEDQEFTEAINSKDTSDPGDVASGDVDMQMIDLRRGQSSLALAKIEAALARLENGNYGICAKCGTMVDKERLLAVPEAALCINCQAKAERGRLN, encoded by the coding sequence ATGGAACTATTTTACGAACAAATAAAAAAAATTTTGCTTACGCAAAGAGAAGAAACCCTTAATGCCCTGCGTGCCGAAGACCAAGAATTTACCGAAGCTATTAACAGTAAAGATACCTCCGACCCCGGTGATGTCGCCAGCGGCGATGTAGATATGCAAATGATAGATTTAAGACGCGGCCAAAGCAGTTTAGCTTTAGCTAAAATAGAAGCCGCTTTAGCACGCCTAGAAAATGGTAACTACGGTATTTGCGCCAAATGCGGCACAATGGTAGATAAAGAACGGCTTCTGGCTGTACCGGAAGCCGCTTTATGCATTAATTGTCAGGCTAAAGCTGAACGCGGCCGCCTAAATTAA
- the cyaB gene encoding class IV adenylate cyclase, whose product MIYEIEEKVQINNADEIRAKLRSEFLENGTEVKYDTYFKNDQNKMVRMRESAKGLYVTLKEYGGDVPITKEVEFGINNKEDFRQFMEAIGFSECFKKVKKVELFTAKGLKYELVNIEGLGDFLEIEALKTSQDEAHLAIELVREAFSKLGFSKDKLITKNYHDLMQLDKR is encoded by the coding sequence ATGATTTACGAAATTGAAGAAAAAGTACAAATAAACAATGCTGACGAAATACGCGCCAAGCTGCGCAGCGAATTTTTAGAGAATGGCACAGAGGTAAAGTACGATACCTACTTTAAAAACGACCAAAATAAAATGGTGCGTATGCGCGAAAGCGCCAAAGGTCTTTATGTTACTCTAAAAGAGTACGGTGGCGATGTGCCCATCACCAAAGAGGTAGAGTTTGGCATTAATAATAAAGAAGATTTTAGGCAATTTATGGAGGCCATTGGTTTTAGTGAATGCTTTAAAAAGGTAAAAAAAGTGGAACTATTTACCGCCAAAGGCCTGAAATACGAACTGGTAAATATTGAAGGCTTGGGCGATTTTTTAGAGATTGAAGCCTTAAAAACCAGCCAAGATGAAGCCCATTTAGCAATAGAGCTGGTGCGCGAGGCTTTTAGTAAGCTGGGCTTTAGTAAAGATAAACTGATAACTAAAAATTACCACGATTTAATGCAGCTGGATAAACGGTAA
- a CDS encoding MATE family efflux transporter, giving the protein MFWLILLVAFAASCILVYLFKDKLTLKHGLVEGSIVGGILRFSLPLFVGNIFQQFTSFTSAMIVGQNLGSRSVAVMGQANMVYFFLVSLAIGLALGIGILVAQNFGAKRWQQLNDIIGTGYLFTIAIALVITIVGITFTPQILSWLGTSPEIVPMAIVYLRIFFVGTIFSFGYNAIASVLRGVGDSITPLIFLIVAAGVAVGFNLLFIVVFGLGIGSVAVATVLSQAVACFGVIIYSRTLSDSYLHVRFRQLRFNAKAFGTILYLGLPSGLQQSLITLSVLVLVRLVNAHGLEAAAAYSAIVIIDGFVGLPAMTLAMAASTFVGQNLGAGQLQRITKGVNYTSFILIAFVGFVCYAIIIPFRYAILGLFIPAHETEVLRIGAGFFITVAWFYPLVGLMFIFNSALRGLGMAITSLLLSLTVLVGFRIPIAHFFDNRFGLVGVWAVYPTTWALGLITNFIVWKLTDIKKIYHKLQMAKS; this is encoded by the coding sequence ATGTTTTGGCTTATCTTACTTGTTGCTTTTGCGGCAAGCTGCATTTTAGTGTATTTATTTAAAGATAAGCTAACTTTAAAGCATGGCTTGGTAGAGGGCTCCATCGTTGGCGGTATCTTGCGCTTTTCGCTGCCGTTATTTGTAGGTAACATTTTTCAGCAATTTACCAGCTTTACCAGTGCGATGATTGTGGGCCAAAACTTAGGCAGCCGCTCTGTAGCCGTAATGGGTCAAGCCAATATGGTATACTTTTTTTTAGTATCTTTAGCTATCGGTCTTGCGTTGGGTATAGGCATTTTGGTGGCCCAAAATTTTGGGGCTAAACGTTGGCAGCAGCTAAACGATATTATCGGCACCGGTTATCTCTTTACCATTGCTATTGCCTTAGTTATTACTATCGTAGGCATTACCTTTACCCCGCAAATCTTAAGTTGGTTAGGCACCTCGCCCGAGATTGTGCCGATGGCCATTGTTTACTTGCGTATCTTTTTCGTGGGCACCATCTTTAGTTTTGGGTATAATGCCATTGCCAGCGTGCTGCGCGGTGTGGGTGATAGCATTACACCGCTTATTTTTTTAATAGTTGCCGCCGGCGTGGCCGTAGGCTTTAATTTACTTTTTATTGTTGTTTTTGGTTTAGGTATTGGCAGTGTGGCCGTAGCCACCGTTTTATCGCAAGCGGTAGCGTGCTTTGGGGTAATTATTTACAGCCGCACCCTAAGCGATAGTTACTTGCATGTAAGGTTTAGGCAGCTGCGTTTTAATGCTAAGGCCTTTGGCACTATTTTGTATTTGGGTTTGCCATCGGGCTTGCAGCAAAGTTTAATTACTTTAAGCGTATTGGTGCTGGTAAGATTGGTTAATGCGCACGGCCTAGAGGCCGCCGCCGCTTACAGCGCTATTGTAATTATTGATGGTTTTGTCGGCTTGCCGGCGATGACGCTTGCGATGGCTGCCAGCACCTTTGTGGGGCAAAATTTAGGGGCCGGCCAGCTACAGCGTATCACTAAAGGCGTTAATTATACCAGTTTTATTTTAATTGCTTTTGTAGGTTTTGTGTGTTATGCCATTATTATCCCCTTTAGGTATGCAATACTGGGGCTGTTTATCCCTGCTCACGAAACGGAGGTGCTGCGTATCGGCGCCGGCTTTTTTATTACCGTTGCGTGGTTTTACCCCTTAGTGGGTTTAATGTTTATTTTTAATAGCGCTTTGCGCGGTTTGGGTATGGCCATTACTTCGCTGTTACTATCGCTTACCGTTTTGGTGGGCTTTCGTATCCCTATTGCCCACTTTTTTGATAACCGTTTTGGGCTGGTAGGCGTTTGGGCCGTTTATCCTACCACTTGGGCGTTAGGTTTAATCACTAACTTTATCGTTTGGAAACTTACCGATATTAAAAAGATTTACCACAAATTACAAATGGCTAAAAGCTAA
- a CDS encoding chromate transporter — MNYLWLFLIFLRTGALSFGGGYVILSLLSDDFYYYLTPAQTANLIAISSAAPGAISINAATYFGLMVGSQPQLAALMAVVGLVIPSVAASLIAYKFFSKFKNSRYLTTLLMALKPVVAGMVFFVGIRILWDEAFIGRNLQALGIFLLVMALLMVRTKIMVVILAGAMLGLFSHLLMG, encoded by the coding sequence GTGAATTATCTTTGGTTATTTTTAATTTTTTTACGAACCGGCGCTTTAAGTTTTGGCGGCGGTTATGTTATTTTATCGCTGCTTAGCGATGATTTTTACTACTATCTTACTCCCGCCCAAACGGCAAACTTAATAGCTATTAGCAGTGCGGCTCCGGGCGCTATATCTATTAATGCCGCCACCTATTTTGGTTTAATGGTGGGCTCACAGCCGCAACTGGCCGCTTTAATGGCCGTTGTGGGTTTAGTTATACCAAGCGTGGCCGCATCTTTGATTGCTTATAAATTTTTTAGTAAATTTAAAAATAGCCGCTACTTAACTACTTTGCTTATGGCTTTAAAACCTGTCGTGGCCGGTATGGTTTTTTTTGTGGGTATACGTATATTGTGGGACGAAGCTTTTATCGGCCGTAATTTACAAGCTTTAGGTATTTTTTTATTAGTTATGGCTTTGCTGATGGTGCGCACTAAAATAATGGTGGTTATTTTGGCGGGGGCTATGCTGGGTTTGTTTAGCCACCTATTAATGGGATAA
- a CDS encoding OPT/YSL family transporter, whose amino-acid sequence MLKKLDGLTTRGLIIGSLGSVIIAGSTVYVALRLSSAPWTLVFAAILSFMLIRRLGKGSLDEVNVTSTVMTAGSMTAAATAFVLPALWRIEGDTASLSAISAVLALAAGAIIGLLSTQLWRVIFIEKLDMPFVIGRAAYDAIIASEQGKAGGKLLAAATAFAMVIATLRDKIGLIRPLYQGQFGVIPFAPMTLAMGFMLGPKFSLTWGITTLSTTIIVIPLLVSNGVFAGMAEVNIFRGNFGLGLMIGAAFATLLAALFKARSFLPLMVKALIELLNKKFLLLLAISLLAATALLSLAGVPVMAAFLLLLASLLAAMLASLLVGHAGINPLEVLGAVAFLLVVALFSLGTQAAVFMVAAASIAAALSGDMMNDFKTAKLLGTNPTAMLIGESVGSLVGIIASVVTLFILQSAFGGGAAMLNGSVFSAAQSNMVAAIVAGTSHTGLLLAGVAIGLLFIFLPVPALAMALGFYLSAILGLGTSIGLGGLLALILKKYQAQGKLVGAGFVAGEGLMGVVFALLMMINR is encoded by the coding sequence ATGTTAAAAAAACTAGATGGCCTAACGACTCGTGGTTTAATTATTGGCAGTTTAGGCTCTGTAATTATAGCCGGCAGTACAGTTTATGTAGCCTTAAGGTTAAGCAGCGCCCCGTGGACGCTGGTATTTGCAGCAATATTAAGTTTTATGTTAATAAGACGTTTAGGTAAAGGCAGCCTAGACGAAGTAAACGTTACCAGCACCGTAATGACGGCCGGCAGTATGACCGCCGCCGCTACAGCCTTTGTGCTGCCGGCCCTATGGCGGATAGAAGGTGATACCGCCAGCTTAAGCGCCATTAGCGCCGTACTGGCATTGGCGGCCGGAGCGATTATCGGCTTACTTTCTACCCAGTTATGGCGGGTAATTTTTATCGAAAAATTAGATATGCCCTTTGTTATTGGCCGTGCGGCCTACGATGCCATTATCGCCAGCGAACAAGGCAAAGCCGGCGGTAAACTTTTAGCGGCTGCTACGGCTTTTGCTATGGTTATAGCTACTTTACGTGATAAAATTGGTTTAATACGGCCGCTCTATCAAGGGCAATTTGGGGTTATTCCTTTTGCTCCTATGACGTTGGCGATGGGTTTTATGTTAGGCCCTAAATTTTCTTTAACTTGGGGTATAACCACGTTAAGTACTACCATTATTGTTATACCGCTGCTGGTAAGCAATGGGGTTTTTGCCGGTATGGCCGAGGTTAATATCTTTAGAGGGAACTTTGGGTTAGGCTTAATGATAGGCGCAGCTTTTGCCACTTTACTGGCCGCCCTTTTTAAAGCGCGCAGTTTTTTACCTTTAATGGTTAAAGCGTTAATCGAGCTGTTAAATAAAAAATTTTTACTTTTGCTGGCCATAAGTTTATTGGCAGCCACCGCTTTGCTTAGTTTAGCCGGCGTGCCGGTTATGGCGGCTTTTTTACTGCTATTGGCCAGCCTACTGGCCGCTATGCTGGCTAGTTTACTGGTAGGCCATGCCGGGATTAACCCGCTGGAAGTTTTAGGAGCAGTAGCTTTTTTATTGGTGGTAGCCCTGTTTAGTTTAGGTACGCAGGCCGCCGTATTTATGGTAGCGGCCGCCAGTATCGCCGCCGCCTTAAGCGGCGATATGATGAACGATTTTAAAACGGCCAAACTTTTAGGTACCAACCCTACCGCTATGCTGATAGGCGAAAGTGTAGGCAGTTTAGTGGGCATTATAGCCTCTGTGGTTACTTTGTTTATTTTGCAAAGCGCCTTTGGCGGCGGGGCCGCTATGCTTAATGGCTCGGTGTTTAGTGCGGCCCAAAGTAATATGGTGGCAGCCATCGTAGCCGGCACCAGTCATACCGGGCTGCTGTTAGCCGGAGTAGCCATTGGCTTACTATTTATTTTTTTACCGGTTCCGGCACTGGCTATGGCTTTGGGTTTTTATCTTTCAGCCATTTTAGGGCTGGGTACATCTATCGGGCTGGGCGGTTTGCTTGCCCTTATCCTTAAAAAGTATCAGGCGCAAGGCAAGTTAGTAGGGGCCGGTTTTGTGGCCGGCGAAGGCTTGATGGGTGTGGTTTTTGCTTTATTAATGATGATAAATAGATAA
- a CDS encoding chromate transporter produces MIYLNLFVTFFKITITTFGGGMAMLAPLQHGLKDKLTPHEINDYFSLAQSLPGAIPINAAVLIGSHLAGKGGAIVCVLAVIAPSYLVVSLIVVGYNFFLSNPIQAALMGIRAAAAALIIHSACKMLVTVIKKEPNFKASLFKVSAFIFAVLMMLLGFSPSVIIILIIALASSYYLYKRRLA; encoded by the coding sequence ATGATTTACTTAAATTTATTTGTAACTTTTTTTAAAATTACCATCACCACCTTTGGCGGTGGTATGGCTATGCTGGCCCCGCTACAACACGGCTTAAAAGATAAACTTACCCCGCACGAAATTAACGATTATTTTAGCTTAGCCCAAAGCTTGCCGGGCGCTATTCCCATTAATGCGGCGGTTTTAATTGGCAGCCATTTGGCGGGTAAAGGTGGAGCTATAGTTTGTGTGTTGGCCGTTATAGCGCCTTCGTATTTAGTGGTAAGCTTAATTGTTGTTGGCTATAACTTCTTTTTAAGTAATCCCATTCAGGCCGCTTTAATGGGCATTAGGGCGGCGGCGGCGGCCCTAATTATCCATAGCGCCTGTAAAATGTTGGTTACCGTTATTAAAAAGGAGCCAAATTTTAAAGCCAGCCTCTTTAAAGTTAGCGCCTTTATTTTTGCCGTTTTAATGATGTTACTGGGCTTTAGCCCCTCTGTTATTATTATTTTAATTATTGCCCTAGCCAGCAGTTATTATCTTTACAAAAGGCGTTTAGCGTGA
- a CDS encoding TMEM165/GDT1 family protein, with translation MKLFFSTFVLILLSELGDKSQITSFSFASRGYNLAAIIIGSTLALATSTLLAVLIGDKISKKISGAVMKKVAGFLFIVMGVVFLTGSLLT, from the coding sequence ATGAAATTATTTTTTTCTACCTTTGTGCTTATTTTGCTCTCGGAGCTGGGTGATAAATCGCAAATTACCAGCTTTAGTTTTGCCAGCCGCGGCTACAATTTGGCGGCCATCATTATAGGCTCTACGTTGGCTTTGGCCACCTCTACTTTGTTGGCGGTACTGATTGGTGATAAAATTAGCAAAAAAATTTCCGGAGCAGTAATGAAGAAGGTCGCTGGCTTCTTATTTATTGTTATGGGCGTAGTATTTTTAACTGGTTCGCTCCTAACTTAA
- a CDS encoding ribonuclease HII, translated as MNVLFDMDNINLPANHCGLDEAGRGCLAGPVYAAAVILPASFKWQLADSKKLSPAQRQQLYHIIINEADYSVATAGVAEIDNLNILQASLLAMGRAFAGLKGRPELALVDGNQLPKLPIKAYAIIKGDDKIPSIMAASIVAKVERDSYMLKLAQEDNRYGYQNHKGYPTAEHKQALKKYGLSEHHRLSFKVKENRE; from the coding sequence ATGAACGTACTTTTTGATATGGATAATATCAACCTGCCGGCTAATCATTGCGGTTTAGACGAAGCCGGGCGCGGCTGCCTTGCCGGCCCGGTTTATGCGGCGGCCGTTATTTTACCGGCCAGTTTTAAGTGGCAGTTGGCCGACAGCAAAAAACTTAGCCCCGCTCAACGGCAGCAGCTTTATCATATTATTATTAATGAAGCCGATTATAGCGTGGCTACCGCCGGTGTGGCCGAGATTGATAACCTTAATATTTTGCAGGCCAGCTTATTAGCAATGGGCCGGGCTTTTGCCGGCTTAAAAGGCCGGCCGGAATTAGCTTTAGTTGATGGCAACCAGCTGCCTAAGCTGCCTATTAAAGCTTATGCCATTATAAAAGGTGATGATAAAATACCTAGTATTATGGCCGCTAGTATAGTAGCTAAGGTAGAGCGCGACAGTTACATGCTTAAGCTAGCCCAAGAAGATAACCGCTACGGTTACCAAAACCACAAAGGTTATCCTACCGCCGAACATAAGCAGGCTCTTAAAAAATATGGTTTAAGTGAGCACCATCGCTTAAGTTTTAAAGTGAAAGAAAACAGAGAATAG
- a CDS encoding TMEM165/GDT1 family protein, with the protein MLLTLWAILNVFILVFITELGDKTQLAAFSLASSTKKPWVIFAASSLAFLLSSTVAAILGSLLANQMAFVSSYVAPFLFIAFGFIILLRKEPPAIYHAFAAVAKQENLLVKKFLAEFKKRSLLTPQLAKVFNEEDHHEKLFKKFISRKFLFKDDINNDLPVISFNDKINFKTISNQQLVEEALAIEESSNRFYKTVLAHLEANANHKDDPMIDVIRAMIKDEEEHIGVFKAILTNLKEGQA; encoded by the coding sequence ATGTTATTAACATTATGGGCTATTTTAAATGTATTTATTTTAGTTTTTATCACCGAACTGGGGGATAAAACCCAGCTGGCTGCCTTTAGTTTGGCCAGCAGTACTAAAAAACCGTGGGTTATTTTTGCCGCCAGCAGCTTAGCCTTTTTGCTTTCCAGCACGGTGGCGGCAATTTTAGGCAGCCTGTTGGCTAACCAAATGGCTTTTGTAAGCAGTTACGTGGCCCCGTTTTTATTTATTGCTTTTGGTTTTATTATTTTATTACGTAAAGAGCCGCCGGCTATTTACCACGCTTTTGCCGCCGTAGCTAAACAAGAAAATTTATTGGTTAAAAAGTTTTTGGCCGAGTTTAAAAAACGCAGTCTTTTAACGCCGCAGCTGGCTAAAGTTTTTAACGAAGAAGACCATCATGAAAAATTATTTAAAAAATTTATTAGCCGCAAATTTTTATTTAAAGACGATATTAACAACGATTTACCGGTGATAAGTTTTAACGATAAAATAAATTTTAAAACTATCTCTAATCAACAGTTGGTGGAAGAGGCTTTAGCGATAGAGGAGAGCTCTAATCGGTTTTATAAAACGGTGCTGGCGCATTTAGAGGCTAACGCCAACCATAAGGACGACCCAATGATAGACGTTATACGCGCTATGATAAAAGACGAAGAAGAACATATTGGGGTATTTAAAGCTATTTTAACCAATTTAAAAGAGGGGCAAGCTTAA
- a CDS encoding response regulator, with the protein MDETGASYGVNKNGVPYKVLIVDDSIFVQKQLRQILLAEGFEVIETATDGAEGVEKYRQLKDKIDVVTMDITMPNMDGITALTKIIEINPNVKVVMISALGREDLVKKALMAGAKNYIVKPLDRKKVLERLASIF; encoded by the coding sequence ATGGACGAAACTGGAGCAAGTTACGGCGTAAATAAAAACGGTGTTCCCTATAAAGTGTTAATTGTTGATGACTCGATATTTGTACAAAAACAGCTTCGCCAAATTTTACTAGCCGAAGGCTTTGAGGTAATAGAAACCGCTACCGATGGGGCCGAAGGGGTTGAGAAATACCGCCAGCTTAAAGATAAAATTGATGTAGTAACTATGGATATAACCATGCCTAATATGGACGGTATTACGGCCCTAACTAAAATTATAGAGATAAACCCTAACGTTAAAGTGGTAATGATTAGCGCACTTGGGCGCGAAGACTTAGTAAAAAAAGCGTTAATGGCTGGGGCCAAAAACTATATTGTTAAACCCCTAGACCGTAAAAAGGTACTGGAACGGCTAGCCTCTATATTTTAA
- the pepF gene encoding oligoendopeptidase F: protein MTKTRAEVAEKDTWNLEGLYKNDDAWLAGYNKLNKDITIISRYQGKLAASAAGLKAALTAKMELELQLEALASYAFMRLQEDLGDNRHNTNFLQVQSLLANYSALASYFAPELQAIDSEVMQGYLAGTELKEYTIYLNKILRNKEHILSAKEEALLAPLEELFSTATGTFSALTDADMNFGEVEGRPLTQSSFTVFLKDSNRHIREKAYKQFYGQYNNYKNTISSLYGGSVRQDIYSARTRNFNSSLEAALFPDNVPVAVYDNLVKAVNNGLPTLHKYYDIRKKMLGVNELRHYDVYAPLLPEARSQKISWEEGVNLICEALKPLGDDYIKVMRHGLLDGRWSDRYENKGKRSGAFSNGSYTGEPYILMNYKDEDIRALFTLAHEAGHSMHSYYSVKSNPFQHYNYTIFEAEVASTFNEALLFDYLMKSSKDEQLKQVLIGERIGDITATLFRQTMFAEYEQLVHARAEAGEAASLTLFREIYDGLLKKYFGPQLIFEETSSLEALRIPHFYRAFYVYKYATGISASLALSKMVLEGGAAEREQYLSFLKSGGSRFPIDSLKLAGVDMASEAPVADAIKVYAGLLEQLKG from the coding sequence ATGACTAAAACACGAGCCGAAGTGGCCGAAAAAGATACTTGGAATTTAGAAGGTTTATATAAAAACGACGACGCTTGGTTAGCCGGTTATAATAAACTTAATAAAGATATAACGATTATCAGCCGTTATCAAGGTAAATTAGCCGCAAGCGCTGCCGGCTTAAAAGCGGCTTTAACGGCTAAAATGGAGCTGGAATTACAGCTGGAGGCCCTAGCCAGTTATGCCTTTATGCGTTTGCAAGAAGATTTAGGTGATAACCGGCATAACACTAACTTTTTGCAGGTGCAAAGCCTGTTGGCCAACTACAGCGCCTTAGCCAGTTACTTTGCTCCCGAGCTGCAAGCTATCGATAGTGAGGTAATGCAAGGTTATCTTGCCGGCACCGAGCTAAAAGAATATACCATTTATTTAAATAAAATATTACGCAATAAAGAGCATATTTTATCGGCTAAAGAAGAAGCTTTGCTGGCCCCGCTGGAAGAACTATTTAGCACCGCTACCGGTACTTTTAGCGCCTTAACCGATGCCGATATGAACTTTGGCGAGGTGGAAGGCAGGCCGCTTACTCAAAGCAGTTTTACCGTCTTTTTAAAGGACAGTAACCGCCATATTCGCGAAAAGGCTTACAAACAATTTTACGGCCAATACAATAATTACAAAAACACCATTTCCAGCCTTTACGGCGGCAGCGTAAGACAAGATATTTACAGCGCCCGCACCCGTAACTTTAACAGCAGCTTAGAGGCCGCTTTGTTCCCCGATAATGTGCCGGTTGCCGTTTACGATAACTTAGTTAAGGCCGTTAATAATGGCTTGCCTACCTTGCATAAATATTATGATATACGTAAAAAAATGTTAGGAGTAAACGAATTAAGGCACTACGATGTTTACGCTCCGCTTTTACCGGAGGCACGCAGCCAAAAGATTAGCTGGGAAGAAGGGGTCAACCTTATTTGCGAAGCTTTAAAGCCGCTAGGGGACGACTATATTAAAGTTATGCGGCACGGTTTGCTTGATGGCCGCTGGAGCGATAGGTACGAAAACAAAGGGAAACGCTCGGGGGCTTTTTCTAACGGCAGTTACACCGGTGAGCCTTACATTTTGATGAACTATAAAGACGAAGATATTCGTGCCCTTTTTACTTTAGCCCACGAAGCCGGCCACAGTATGCATAGTTATTACAGCGTAAAGAGTAATCCTTTTCAGCATTACAACTACACCATCTTTGAGGCCGAAGTAGCCAGCACCTTTAACGAAGCTTTGCTCTTTGATTATTTAATGAAAAGCAGCAAAGATGAGCAGCTTAAACAAGTCCTGATTGGCGAACGCATCGGCGATATTACCGCCACCCTTTTTAGACAAACAATGTTTGCCGAGTACGAGCAGCTTGTCCATGCCCGGGCCGAAGCCGGCGAGGCGGCCAGTTTAACTTTGTTTAGAGAGATTTATGACGGCCTTTTAAAAAAATATTTTGGCCCGCAGCTCATTTTTGAAGAAACCAGCAGCCTAGAGGCTTTACGTATCCCGCACTTTTACCGTGCCTTTTATGTTTACAAATACGCTACCGGTATTTCGGCCAGTCTTGCCTTAAGTAAAATGGTACTGGAGGGCGGTGCGGCCGAACGTGAGCAATATTTAAGTTTTTTAAAGAGCGGCGGCAGCCGTTTCCCCATCGATAGCTTAAAGCTGGCTGGGGTAGATATGGCCAGCGAAGCCCCTGTGGCCGATGCCATTAAAGTGTACGCCGGTTTATTAGAACAACTTAAAGGATAG